TGTAGGGAATTTACACTATAATTCTTGGACTCATACACTGTAATTCTTGGTAATCGGCAGTGCAAGTTCACCAGTTTTTGCAATCACTGGTACTTGCAGTGTCATTTCCTTTGTCTACACAGTGTGAAGGCTCTGATTATTTTCTGTCTTCTATTTGCAGCCTTGTTTTCGTATGATACTTCAGCACTGAATTTCTGTCAATTTCTGAATGTTTCAAGATTAGAGTGTAATTTCCATGCTTTTGTTGCCACTGTAATTCTTGATTCTAGACTTCAAAGTTTCACAACTGCTAGCGATAACATATTCCATAGTTTCTTGTTGTTTCTAATTTTTGTGTCTAGTTTCTCTGATTAGTTTCTTTTACATATTTTCCATGAAAGAGGTGAAGCGGGTGAAGGGGTTGAAGAATTGGTGTTGAAATAGAAGTGTTCCTGACCTGGGGATCATTTGTTGATTGATTTTCCTGGGATCTCCCTCAATGTTTGGCTGCTGTTCTTCATTCTTGCTGTGGTCCAGGGGGTCGCAAGCTGATGGGCAGTTCGCTGTGGTCCAGGGGGTTTGTGGCCCAGGTTTAGTTGAAACTGGGTTAGAGCTTAAGCTGACCCGTGTTTTTTAAGAAAAACAGATCATACAGTAGATGGGTTGGGTGCTTTTGGACATATAGGTGGATCTGTTTATACATCAGGAAATTTGAATGTTGCCGAATTCAAAAACAGTCAAACGCTAAATAGACAGTCCCTTAATTTAATCGAGAAATTGCCTATTTACTCAACACTTCTTTCTATCTGATCCAGGAGTGACATGCACACAGGCTTACCGGCGAGTCGGGTGCGCGCATCGACCTGTACCATCTGACCGACCTTGTCAAGGCGGGCCGGTGGGACGAGGCCATCGACCATCTCTCCTGCTTCCTGCCGTGCGACCTTGCTCTGGGCGCCCACGGCCGCGTCCTCCTCCACTTCCTCCGCGTGCACAAGGCCGTCCACGACATCGTCTCCGGGGCGCCCGAGAGCCGTGCCGTCTCTGCAGCTCTCAGGATATGCTTCACCAAGAATTTTACCATCAACCACGCCATCACCAAGCTCCGCACCATCCTCTGGTCCCTCCACTCCTCCAGCGGATTCAGGTACATCACTATTTTCTGATCTACTCCAGAGTATTAATAAACCCATCATTTCTTCTGAACCTTCTGAACCAACTATGAACCAGTTTCTGAATTTTGTACTACATGTATTCTCTTCTGGGCTAATAGGAGGAGAATTCCCTAAACCAACTAACTCTGTGGGTGTCAGCCTTCAGATAAATGATTTTCATGCCTGACAACTCTTCAGATCAGAGCAATACAAAAGAAACTTTACACCTAAGCAATATTCATGCTCAAATGTTGTATTCATTCATGCATGAAGGGACTCCCTGGACTTTGGGCGCGTGAGAGACAAAGCGGCGTCCACTGTCGTTTACTTGGCTTATCAAACTCCAGAGTTGAGAGAACATATGAAAGAGGCGCGTGGCCCAGCGGAACCCCACAATGTACTCCCCATTGGCTTCGGGTATGCTAGTAAATCATACATGATCAGTACCTATATCAATCCTTTCTTGGCTAGTGACCATCAGTTTGATCGCCTCATATGAAATCTTTTGCTAGCTTCCGTCCAAGGCGCCATGTGAAGCGAGGCCCCATCCCGGGCTCTGTTCTTGTCAAGCACTATCTTCATAAGAGGAGGATGTATGTGCATCAGCATAACCATCTTCAGTTCTGCCTTTTTCTTTTTATCATCTCTGATGGCATTCTATTCTATTCACACCTGCATATGTTTCTTGCTTTGTGCAGGCTTGCTTCTTCGATATCAAGTCACTGTGAAGGGTCAAGTTCTGGTACATTATCCTCATCACAAATATCTTAGGGTTGCTCTTAtgcaaaaataataataataaaatctTTATGCATGCTCCCTGTTTGTCAATAATAATCCTTTTTCCCCCTCTCTCAATGGCAGAATCGTTAATTAAGGCAAAAGAATGGATGGTGGATCTTGTTGGTAACACTTTTTCTTTGTTTAGGTGTTGGCAACTTCATCGCACGCTAGCAACTAATAAACTTTTGCTGTCTTTCTTAGATTCATATTTGGAAGCTGGTAAGCGGCATCAAGGGTATCCACTTCAATATGTTTGTACTCCAATGGTACACAAAGGTAGCTTCAGATTCTTTTAGGCAACCAAATATTTAGTTTACTCCCACTTCAAACTGAAGATTTAATTTAGCCTGATTTGCAGAAAGCCTTTAGTTTAGTATCTTTCCAAAACAAAAGAACCCTTTAATTTATAATTTTTTGTGTACTGCAAAAGGTTTATgttagcctaccccaacttgtttgggactaaaaggctttgttgttgttgttgttgttgcaaaGGGTTTATGTAATGTCATTGTCTCCACTTCCTGTGTTGCTACATTAAGTTTGTATCGATTGACAATAATAATACCTTTATCCATATTGATCACGTCTGCACAATCTCAAATCAGTCCTCAAAAAATAGAATGAGGCCATGCAATGATGATCGTTTTAACTGGTTCTTTGCTCTTGCCACACCGATTTGTTCTTGTTGCTGTTGGATTGTTGCATTAAGTTTATTCTTAGGGTATTCCTGTTATGTGCCCTATGCACGTGTAGTACATCGTTATGCTATGTTCTTCCACTCCCATTATTGTTTATGTGCCCTATACACTTGCAGTACACCGTTTTTCTGAAGTTAGCCTCTGTGTAGTAGCCGTTGCAGTACACCATTTTTCTGAAGTTAGCCTCTGTGTAGTAGCCGTGTCATTTTTTGTGGTGTTATTTGCACTTCGCCTGCCAACCTGCTACCATTTCTTATTACTGAACTCTTCGCAGGTGCTCCTGTTGATCCATTCTCGCGGAGTAATCTTGGTACATTCAGAAGTCCGGCTAGAAATCCTGGCATGTCATCAGACACCGATTTCGGTAAATTACTTGAACACCATCAAGCGTTTCCCAACCAGGGCAAAACTTTAACTGAACAATTAATCCATGCAATTGTTAATTGTTACTCCAGATGTACAAATTAAAAGGCTATATGCCTCATTGATATTTTACTGCGTGCCCTATAACTTTTGTATATGTGCATTCATTGTCAACAATTTTTCTTTTTGCAATGGCAGACTTGTTAGTCCTCAAGACAAAGGAATGGGCGATTTACCTTATAGGTAAAACTAGATTATTCTCCGTGCGTCTTTCATTTGTTTACCATTCCTGTTCATACATACATCAACCGATGTGTTTAACTTTCTGTTACAACAACACCATCAAGCGTTTCCCAACCAGGGCAAAACTTTAACTGAACAATTAATCCATGCAATTGTTAATTGTTACTCCAGATGTACAAATTAAAAGGCTATATGCCTCATTGATATTTTACTGCGTGCCCTATAACTTTTGTATATGTGCATTCATTGTCAACAATTTTTCTTTTTGCAATGGCAGACTTGTTAGTCCTCAAGACAAAGGAATGGGCGATTTACCTTATAGGTAAAACTAGATTATTCTCCGTGCGTCTTTCATTTGTTTACCATTCCTGTTCATACATACATCAACCGATGTGTTTAACTTTCTGttacaacaacaaagcctttcagtcccaaacaagttggggtaggctagagttgaaacccataagatctcaaAACCTGGTCATAGCTAATTTCCCCGCACCGCTCTCTTGACATTATCGCATGCTTTAACCTTCTGCTATGCACCGCCGCTTCTGGCCTGTGTTTAACCTTCTGTAATCAGTAATATTTAGTAGCTTGATTACATACTAGCAACTGATGAAACTTACCATCTTCAGATCAACGGCTGGAAGCTTGGCCGGACCTTAGTCAAGGGCATGAGTATCCATTTCGATGTGTCAATAAGGATGGTAGGTTGTTTCAAAAACATTTAGTTTCGTCGCTTGTATCTCCCCTTCCTACCTGGGATTTATGTTGGTTGTCACAAGTTATTACATCCTTTGGAGCGAGTTTGCAATTGTTATAATATTTAGTTCAAGCCATTTCTCACCTAAATTCCCTTAAATGTTATCTCATTTTCCTCACTGGATTTACAGAGATCACAGCAGTGTAGGATAATTCTCTGCAAAATTAGACTGAACTAATATTACTGCCTTTAGTTTGGTACTATTGTGGGCTACGTTCCTTTGTATCTTCTTTACAGTCCATTGCTCTCACCGCACCAATTGTGTTGCTGCTGCTTTTGAACTGTTATGCTAGGTTTATGCTTAGGGTATTGATGGGCTGTGACGTGTGCACACATAATACCTTGTCATGATTTGAATTCTCTCACACCATTATTGTTTGGAAAAGATTCCTATGCACATTGTTCTTACTGCACCGATTATGTTATTCTTGCTTGTGAAATGAGCTGCTAGGTTTATGCTTTATGCATTACTGTGATGTTTGCACACTTAATGCGTGTCATGATGCACAATCATCATTCAATTTCTACCACATTTTGTCACATTCTGTTCAAGAAAATGCAGAAGTTTTCTGCCTCAGTGCACAGCCTCATCAAGCTTGAGGTTTTTGTTTACACTTCATCCGAATTGTGGGTATCTGCTGCCATTTCTGAATTGTAACTGCTGAACTCATTGCAGGTTTTCCAGTTGCCCGAATTTCGCAGACTATCCCTGTTACCTTGGTGGGGCATGCTAAAAGTTTTGCACTTTCATCACTAACAAAAGCAGGTAAATTAGTTGGATGCCTTCGCATTTTTCAAACCACGAGGAAATCCCATATCAAAATTGCACCTGCAATATACGCGTCACTGATAATGATATTTGATTTTCCATGCTTCAGTTGCATGAATTTGGTTTATAACTGGCCATTCTTCTTTCCGAGTCtttgtttgatgcttttcttCAACTCTTATGGTGAAGTTTACTGAAATGCATTGCCATGTTATTCTTTGATTTCATCATACATCATTCCAGCTTGCATTTCATAAAGGTTTGCATTATGGACGTAGTTTATTCTAACCGAGTCTCAAGTCCCTAtgttttctttttcatttttggTGTTTATGTATCTTTGCGACAGATTCCTAACTGCTAAACTTGTTGCAGAAGTTCCATCCTTCATTCAGGTGCTCCATCCTTTGGAAGGTCCTGCTAGAAACTATGGGATCCCACCAGTGACAAATGCAGGTAAACAGTTAAGCATTGAGTACCTGGCTACCTGCCGCGATTTCTAACTGCTGAACTCATCGCAGGTGGTCTACCTTCACAGGCCATGTCTGCTATCTTGGCACCTCCTTATGACCAGTTCTTGATTACAACAGAGAAAGATGCAGGTAAATTGCACTTTCTTCTCTAAACATGAACGAACCTCCATCTACCGCCGTTTCTAACAGGTGAACTCATTAAACTCATTACAGGTGCTCTGTCCTCAAAGGCCATGTCTGCTATCTTGGCATCTCCTTCTAAATATATCAAGGCAAATGCAGGTAAATCACACGTTCTTTTCCCAACATGGACGAACCTCCATCTGTCGCCATTTCTAACTGTCGAACTCATTGCAGATGCTCTACCCTCAGAGACTATGTCTCCTATCTGGGCATCTCCTTATGAAAACTCTCTGGTCTCGACAATGACAAATGCAGGTAAGTTGCACGTTTCTTCCAAACATGGAAGAATCTCAATCTGCACAATTGGTCCCTGGAATTTTGTTGTTTCTTGACAACAACAAATGCACTTTTCAATGGGTTATATGAATGAATGATAATAATATTAAATATATTGTCAGACTAGTTCATTCGGTCTCTTGTGTGCTTCTATTTGTattactccctccgatccatattacttgtgtagctgaaatggatgtatctagtgACAAGTAATATGGATCTGAGCGAGTACTTGTTTTTTGTCGTTGTAGAACTTGGAGCAGTTTGGCGGCTTCTCTTAATACAGGGGATGTGTTACTGTTTCGCAATGTGCACAAGTTTTTTGTCGGCTGTCAAACTTGGAGCAACAACACATTTTAGTGTAATGGAGATTTGTTGTTGTTTTGAAATGTGCACAAGACACGTTTTTCATCTTTTGTGCTTGAAATGTTCGTTGTTAATGAGCATTAAACATGTAATTGAGAGTCTTAAAGGGGTATTTTGTTGTGATAGTACTGAATCCATTAAACCTTAATGCTATTATAATTCCTGGCCAGGTACACATAAGCATTTGAGTCAAGAACATTGCTATACTGAGAATGTTTGCCAGGATTTCAGCCCAAGGAAGAATCCAAGGATGG
This genomic stretch from Triticum urartu cultivar G1812 unplaced genomic scaffold, Tu2.1 TuUngrouped_contig_5030, whole genome shotgun sequence harbors:
- the LOC125528671 gene encoding uncharacterized protein LOC125528671 isoform X2 — protein: MKEARGPAEPHNVLPIGFGFRPRRHVKRGPIPGSVLVKHYLHKRRMLASSISSHCEGSSSESLIKAKEWMVDLVDSYLEAGKRHQGYPLQYVCTPMVHKGAPVDPFSRSNLGTFRSPARNPGMSSDTDFDLLVLKTKEWAIYLIDQRLEAWPDLSQGHEYPFRCVNKDGFPVARISQTIPVTLVGHAKSFALSSLTKAEVPSFIQVLHPLEGPARNYGIPPVTNAGGLPSQAMSAILAPPYDQFLITTEKDAGALSSKAMSAILASPSKYIKANADALPSETMSPIWASPYENSLVSTMTNAGTHKHLSQEHCYTENVCQDFSPRKNPRMELTTVGQGFNPKRQRTTPASLIEGKAEGHLTPCS
- the LOC125528671 gene encoding uncharacterized protein LOC125528671 isoform X1, whose product is MKEARGPAEPHNVLPIGFGFRPRRHVKRGPIPGSVLVKHYLHKRRMLASSISSHCEGSSSESLIKAKEWMVDLVDSYLEAGKRHQGYPLQYVCTPMVHKGAPVDPFSRSNLGTFRSPARNPGMSSDTDFDLLVLKTKEWAIYLIDLLVLKTKEWAIYLIDQRLEAWPDLSQGHEYPFRCVNKDGFPVARISQTIPVTLVGHAKSFALSSLTKAEVPSFIQVLHPLEGPARNYGIPPVTNAGGLPSQAMSAILAPPYDQFLITTEKDAGALSSKAMSAILASPSKYIKANADALPSETMSPIWASPYENSLVSTMTNAGTHKHLSQEHCYTENVCQDFSPRKNPRMELTTVGQGFNPKRQRTTPASLIEGKAEGHLTPCS
- the LOC125528671 gene encoding uncharacterized protein LOC125528671 isoform X3 — encoded protein: MKEARGPAEPHNVLPIGFGFRPRRHVKRGPIPGSVLVKHYLHKRRMLASSISSHCEGSSSESLIKAKEWMVDLVDSYLEAGKRHQGYPLQYVCTPMVHKGAPVDPFSRSNLGTFRSPARNPGMSSDTDFDLLVLKTKEWAIYLIDLLVLKTKEWAIYLIDQRLEAWPDLSQGHEYPFRCVNKDGFPVARISQTIPVTLVGHAKSFALSSLTKAEVPSFIQVLHPLEGPARNYGIPPVTNAGGLPSQAMSAILAPPYDQFLITTEKDAGALSSKAMSAILASPSKYIKANADALPSETMSPIWASPYENSLVSTMTNAGTHKHLSQEHCYTENVCQDFSPRKNPRMELTTVGQGFNPKRQRTTPV